Part of the Vagococcus jeotgali genome, ACGCTAAACGAGTTGGCATCTTCGTTAAAAGACAACGTTACAAATGTAATGAGTGTGGGCTACATTCTTTGAAAGTCTTCCAGATATAGATGAAGGCCATTTAATATCTGTCATTAGTATCGTTGTTGTTGGTCGAATGATTCAAATGGACTCAAATATGGTAGCTTCTTTACTACCACAAACTGCCACAACAGCTATTGCAATTCCTATTGCAGAATCTATTGGTGGTATCTCATCACTCACTGCTTTTGTTGTTGTTCCAATTGCTGCTAGTATACTAGGTGTTGGATAAACAAATAATTGATTCTATAAATAAAAAGATGATGAATTTTGTAGAAAAAGCTACCAAATTCATCATCTTTTTATTTATAAGAGATTAATCAACAACAGTGATTGTCCCTTTCCATTTTTCATTTACAAAGGTTTTAATTTTCTCATCGTGTAAGGCTTCTACTAAAGCTTTTGTTTTGTCACTATCTTTATCTTCAGTACGAACAGCAATAATATTAGCATATGGTGAATTATTATCTTCAACTAATACTCCATCTTCTTCTGGATTTAAGCCAATTCCTTCAGCAAAGTTTGCATTAATCGCAACTAAATCACCTTCATTATTTTGATACGTTGTTGTCATAATTGCTGGATCAATATCATACTTAAATTGTAAATTTTTAGGGTTTTCTTCAATATCATCAAATGTTGCTTGAGTTAAATCTGTTCCTTCTTTGACTTTAATAAGATCTGCATCTTGTAACATAGTAATCACACGTCCCCAATCCGTTTGTGAGTTACTTACAAGAACGGTACCACCATCTTTAATATCTTTAGCATCTTTTAAGTCTTTAGAATAAAGGGCTATTTTTTCTAAATGA contains:
- a CDS encoding LrgB family protein, which gives rise to MWATFFESLPDIDEGHLISVISIVVVGRMIQMDSNMVASLLPQTATTAIAIPIAESIGGISSLTAFVVVPIAASILGVG
- a CDS encoding MetQ/NlpA family ABC transporter substrate-binding protein — protein: MKKKWLALGVVAVAVLTLGACGSDKGADSSSKEDKVIKVGASPTPHAEILEEVKPILKEKGYDLEIVNFQDYVLPNKALSEKELDANYFQHIPYFDKEVADKNYDFSNAGAIHLEKIALYSKDLKDAKDIKDGGTVLVSNSQTDWGRVITMLQDADLIKVKEGTDLTQATFDDIEENPKNLQFKYDIDPAIMTTTYQNNEGDLVAINANFAEGIGLNPEEDGVLVEDNNSPYANIIAVRTEDKDSDKTKALVEALHDEKIKTFVNEKWKGTITVVD